A region of Vitis riparia cultivar Riparia Gloire de Montpellier isolate 1030 chromosome 1, EGFV_Vit.rip_1.0, whole genome shotgun sequence DNA encodes the following proteins:
- the LOC117910285 gene encoding uncharacterized protein LOC117910285: MASTSATTSSVPILSPATTSTTHHSLQFSTKLSFTKLPSIPSSRTNRPHSKLHVSSPTNKPTATTSKSTSKPTEEIIFFDGGAHYGDLVANLLLGFTLLWLPLTLAAVSRAFFLRYRFTNLRVTVISGLTGQDRSDFSYKVIKDVQVVPRFVGEWGDIVITLKDGTKVDLRSVPKFREIAQYCLSMAGQSSVLKESEAKGF; this comes from the coding sequence ATGGCTTCCACCTCCGCCACCACCTCCTCCGTCCCAATTCTCTCACCCGCCACCACGTCTACAACCCACCACTCTCTTCAATTCTCTACCAAACTCTCCTTCACTAAACTCCCCTCCATACCCTCCTCCAGAACCAACAGGCCACATTCCAAGCTCCACGTATCCTCCCCCACCAACAAACCCACTGCCACGACCTCAAAGTCCACCTCCAAACCAACCGAAGAAATCATATTCTTTGACGGCGGAGCTCACTACGGTGACCTCGTTGCCAATCTCCTTCTGGGTTTCACTCTTCTCTGGTTACCCTTAACTCTGGCAGCAGTTTCGAGAGCCTTCTTTCTCCGGTACAGGTTCACCAATTTGAGGGTGACCGTGATTTCGGGACTGACTGGTCAAGATAGGAGCGACTTCTCCTACAAAGTGATAAAGGATGTGCAGGTGGTGCCGCGTTTTGTGGGAGAGTGGGGTGATATTGTGATTACATTGAAGGATGGAACCAAGGTGGACCTCAGAAGTGTGCCCAAGTTTAGAGAGATTGCTCAGTATTGCCTTTCCATGGCTGGTCAATCTTCGGTTTTGAAGGAGAGTGAGGCAAAAGGGTTTTGA
- the LOC117920251 gene encoding homeobox-leucine zipper protein ATHB-13-like, giving the protein MTCSGMAFFPANFMLQTPREDDHQPPTSLNPILPSCAPQDFHGVASLLGKRSMSFSGIDVCEETNGEDDLSDDGSQAGEKKRRLNMEQVKTLEKNFELGNKLEPERKMQLARALGLQPRQIAIWFQNRRARWKTKQLEKDYDLLKRQFEAVKAENDALQAQNQKLHG; this is encoded by the exons ATGACTTGCAGTGGGATGGCTTTCTTCCCAGCCAATTTCATGCTACAGACTCCCCGCGAAGATGATCATCAGCCTCCTACCTCTCTCAATCCAATTCTACCCTCATGCGCACCTCAAGATTTCCATG GTGTTGCATCGCTTCTAGGAAAGAGATCCATGTCGTTTTCAGGTATTGACGTGTGTGAAGAAACAAATGGGGAGGATGATTTGTCTGATGATGGCTCACAGGCGGGAGAAAAGAAGAGGAGGCTGAACATGGAGCAGGTGAAAACACTTGAGAAGAATTTTGAGTTGGGTAACAAGCTTGAGCCCGAGAGGAAAATGCAGCTGGCTAGAGCCCTTGGTCTGCAACCAAGACAGATTGCTATATGGTTCCAAAACAGGAGGGCCAGGTGGAAGACCAAGCAATTGGAGAAAGACTATGATCTCCTTAAGAGACAGTTCGAAGCAGTTAAAGCAGAAAATGATGCACTCCAAGCTCAGAACCAGAAACTTCAT GGGTGA